Proteins from a single region of Siphonobacter curvatus:
- a CDS encoding AI-2E family transporter produces MQALVKPTRFLIFLFLLFGALFLAKPVLVPLVIAGLLAMLFLPLSTRFERKGMSRGPAALLCIFIFLLVIAGLAFLIQWQLSDLIKDMSGIDQKITDMVSKAKQYVSQTLGIDAKKQEQMLKEQQSSSSGQLSSVVTGVLNGVMGMAVDTILMLVYLFLLMLFRGHIKTFILKLTPADDQFEARTIISKTSEVAQKYLMGLASMIVMLWVLYGIGFSIVGVKHAIFLAILCGILEIIPFVGNLMGTGLTILITLAQSGDSNAIIGIVIVYALVQFIQTYLLEPLIVGSGVNINPLFTIFIIVVGETVWGIPGMILALPLLGIVKIICDHIEPLKPYGFLIGEEPKKKESNFMDKVKGWFGKK; encoded by the coding sequence ATGCAAGCACTCGTAAAGCCCACCCGCTTTCTGATTTTTCTATTTCTTCTGTTTGGAGCTTTATTCCTGGCTAAACCCGTGCTGGTGCCGCTGGTCATTGCCGGGTTACTGGCTATGCTGTTTCTGCCGCTCAGTACCCGCTTTGAACGAAAGGGGATGAGTCGGGGACCCGCCGCCCTGCTTTGTATTTTTATCTTTCTGCTGGTCATTGCCGGACTGGCCTTTCTGATTCAGTGGCAACTGTCCGATCTCATCAAAGACATGAGCGGCATTGATCAGAAGATTACCGATATGGTCAGTAAGGCCAAACAATACGTCAGTCAGACCTTGGGAATTGATGCTAAGAAGCAAGAGCAGATGTTGAAAGAACAGCAGTCGTCCAGTTCAGGACAGCTTTCTTCCGTGGTGACGGGTGTGCTAAATGGAGTCATGGGAATGGCCGTGGATACCATACTGATGCTGGTGTACCTGTTTTTGTTGATGCTGTTTCGGGGACATATTAAAACATTCATCCTCAAACTAACACCCGCTGACGATCAGTTCGAAGCCCGTACCATCATCTCCAAAACCAGCGAAGTGGCTCAGAAATACCTCATGGGGCTGGCCAGTATGATTGTCATGCTGTGGGTACTCTACGGAATTGGCTTTAGCATCGTAGGAGTTAAACACGCGATCTTTCTGGCGATCCTATGCGGTATCCTTGAAATCATTCCATTTGTCGGCAACCTAATGGGGACGGGCTTAACCATTCTCATCACGCTGGCTCAGAGCGGGGATAGCAACGCAATTATCGGGATTGTCATCGTCTACGCCCTGGTACAGTTTATCCAAACCTATTTGCTCGAACCGCTCATCGTGGGCAGTGGCGTAAATATCAACCCGTTATTTACCATCTTTATTATCGTCGTGGGCGAAACCGTCTGGGGCATACCGGGCATGATTCTGGCCTTGCCGCTACTGGGTATCGTCAAGATTATCTGCGATCATATTGAGCCGTTGAAACCGTACGGATTCCTGATTGGCGAAGAACCCAAGAAAAAAGAGTCTAACTTCATGGATAAAGTCAAAGGCTGGTTCGGCAAGAAGTAA
- a CDS encoding pyridoxamine 5'-phosphate oxidase family protein, with protein MGKFYSVIPDAQQAFIKKQHIFFVATAPLSGDGRVNLSPKGLDCFRVLSENQVAYMDLISSGNETSAHTLENGRITFMFCSFEGSPLILKLYGKGHAVLPGTEEWESLTPQFTIYPSTRQLIVADIDLVQTSCGFGVPLYDYVGERDIHFQWAEKKGEDGLAEYVQKNNLKSLDGLVTDLGLL; from the coding sequence ATGGGCAAATTCTATTCCGTGATTCCTGATGCACAGCAGGCATTTATCAAAAAACAACATATTTTCTTCGTCGCCACCGCACCTTTGAGCGGTGATGGCCGGGTTAATCTTTCACCGAAAGGACTGGATTGTTTTCGCGTACTATCCGAAAACCAGGTGGCCTACATGGATTTGATCAGTAGCGGCAACGAAACCTCCGCCCATACCCTGGAAAACGGACGTATTACCTTCATGTTCTGCTCGTTTGAAGGCTCCCCGCTGATCCTCAAACTGTACGGCAAAGGTCACGCCGTATTGCCCGGCACTGAGGAGTGGGAAAGCCTTACTCCGCAGTTTACGATTTATCCCAGTACGCGTCAGCTGATTGTCGCCGACATCGATTTGGTACAGACTTCCTGCGGTTTTGGCGTACCCCTGTACGATTACGTCGGCGAACGCGACATTCATTTTCAATGGGCTGAGAAAAAAGGAGAAGACGGATTAGCGGAATATGTACAAAAAAACAACCTTAAAAGTCTGGATGGGTTAGTGACAGATTTGGGGTTACTGTAG
- a CDS encoding alpha-amylase family glycosyl hydrolase, whose translation MENSSTTQRWWQRGIIYQVYIKSFQDSNADGVGDLRGLIQRLDYFQWLGVTALWLSPFYPSPHYDFGYDVSDYTAIDPEAGTFADFEALVAEAHQRQLKIILDLVPNHTSDEHPWFKESRSSRENPKHDWYIWKEPRANQYPPNNWLSEFGGAAWEWEPAVGKYYYHAFGKRQPDLNWRNPEVQQEMLRIMRFWLDRGADGFRIDAFWHLIKDEHWRDNPRNAAFTPDMPEDEQLQTAYSAHQPEIYDIVRKMRDLIDAYEERLMLVEVNLPTPETVFYHGIQGEGAHLSMNSRLLVLPWKSSEIARAIDEYEGLLPPQAWPNWVMANHDQRRIASRVGAPQARVAAMLVLTLRGTPTLYYGDEIGMTQTEIPVAERKDPQPLVKERQYFMRDSVRTNMLWNASIYGGFSEVTPWIRASTFESDVETQQQDPDSILWLYKQLITLRQREPALHSGVYIPVFSNEQALLYARRWQGRDHFLVALNLSDEPVYVHTGAYAFKGHVELATSTSLEGQWKDNSLTLDKHAGVIIRLE comes from the coding sequence ATGGAAAACAGCTCGACTACGCAACGTTGGTGGCAACGGGGAATTATTTATCAGGTATACATCAAATCTTTTCAGGATAGTAACGCCGATGGGGTAGGCGATCTACGAGGCCTGATTCAGCGACTGGATTACTTCCAATGGCTGGGTGTTACGGCCCTTTGGTTATCGCCGTTCTATCCTTCGCCCCACTATGATTTTGGCTATGACGTTTCGGACTATACGGCCATCGATCCCGAAGCAGGCACGTTTGCCGATTTTGAGGCACTGGTAGCAGAAGCTCATCAGCGTCAACTGAAAATAATTCTGGATTTAGTGCCCAACCATACCTCTGACGAACATCCCTGGTTTAAGGAATCCCGCTCTTCCCGCGAAAATCCGAAACATGATTGGTATATCTGGAAAGAACCCCGGGCCAATCAGTATCCGCCGAACAACTGGCTTAGCGAATTCGGTGGAGCGGCCTGGGAATGGGAGCCTGCTGTTGGAAAATACTACTACCATGCCTTCGGGAAACGTCAGCCGGATTTGAATTGGCGGAATCCGGAAGTACAGCAGGAAATGCTCCGGATCATGCGATTCTGGCTGGATCGCGGAGCCGATGGTTTTCGCATCGATGCCTTCTGGCACCTCATTAAAGATGAACACTGGCGGGATAATCCGCGTAACGCCGCTTTTACGCCTGATATGCCGGAAGATGAACAATTGCAAACGGCGTATTCGGCCCATCAGCCGGAAATCTATGACATTGTTCGCAAGATGCGGGATTTAATCGACGCATACGAGGAACGGTTAATGCTCGTGGAAGTGAATCTGCCTACGCCTGAAACTGTATTTTATCACGGTATCCAGGGCGAAGGGGCTCACCTGTCCATGAATAGCCGATTGCTGGTGTTACCCTGGAAGAGTAGTGAAATCGCCCGAGCCATTGATGAGTACGAAGGGCTACTACCTCCGCAGGCCTGGCCCAACTGGGTGATGGCCAACCACGATCAGCGACGCATCGCCAGTCGGGTAGGAGCCCCTCAGGCCCGCGTAGCGGCGATGTTAGTACTGACGCTTCGGGGAACGCCCACGCTGTATTACGGCGATGAAATCGGCATGACCCAGACCGAAATCCCGGTAGCCGAACGAAAAGACCCGCAGCCGCTGGTGAAAGAACGCCAGTACTTCATGCGTGATTCCGTTCGGACGAATATGCTCTGGAATGCCAGTATCTACGGTGGTTTCAGTGAAGTAACGCCCTGGATCAGAGCCAGTACGTTTGAAAGTGACGTAGAAACGCAGCAACAGGATCCGGATTCGATTCTTTGGCTGTACAAACAACTGATCACTCTGCGACAACGCGAACCGGCTCTGCACAGCGGCGTGTACATTCCGGTATTTTCCAATGAGCAGGCCTTGCTCTATGCTCGTCGCTGGCAAGGGCGGGATCACTTCCTGGTTGCCCTGAATCTGAGTGATGAACCCGTTTACGTTCACACGGGAGCGTATGCGTTCAAAGGGCACGTGGAGCTGGCTACTTCTACCAGTCTGGAAGGGCAGTGGAAAGATAATTCCCTAACGCTGGATAAACATGCGGGTGTGATCATCCGGCTGGAATGA